Part of the Numenius arquata chromosome 5, bNumArq3.hap1.1, whole genome shotgun sequence genome is shown below.
GAGGGATGGGCTTTTAAGCAACCGGGCTTGAGCTGTGGCCTCAAACACCGCATGGCAAGGACAGGAGAACAGTGCTGTCCTTCCACGTCCTTGCCTCCTTCCACAgccacagcaggttgctcagacctCTTCCCAAGGGCGCTCTCTGGGCCTGTCCAAATCCCTGATGGACTGCAGCAGTTGAGCTTGCTGGGGGAAGAAGTGGGGTAGCGgcagttgttttccttcttaGATTTCCAAGAAGTGAGCATGGCCAGCCACTTTTCATGTCCATCTGGTGCCAGGTGGAAAGTCATGTCTCTGGAGAAAACGCTCCCTAGGTTAACACAAAGAGGTGGATGAAGTGGTGGGATTGTGGGGCTGCATCAGGCACGTTCCTTGTCATGAGGAGGAGGGCAGTGTCTCAGCTGCTGCACAGGGCgtttgtccctgcagcagccccaaTGGGAGGAAATGGCTCTGTGTCTACCTCCTCTATATTTAATCACAGTGGGAGTCGAGTGGTGGGGTGGAGAGCTCACAAATCACAACAGGCTTTTTTGCTCCCACTTTGTGGGGTTGTAGCAGCGTGACAACTGTTAACAACTTCCTACTTGGGTAAATTATATCAGACACCGCTTTGCGAAGGTTGCTGTAATGACTTTTTAACAAGAATTTATCCAGGAACCATGACACAGAGCATAAGTAATTGCAATCATACAGTGTCTGTGTCATTGATAGTTTCTGCTATTTTGTAGTAACTGCTATAATACCATGTATAATTGGAAAGAAATagagtatttttctgctttcttaagAATAAGAATTGATGCTGAAATAGGGAATGGGCCCTAAAATCTTGCTGTGTATTCATGTAAATATATTTAGTATGAAATATAATCTTTCCTATCTGATACCATCTAAACTAATGTTGCACGCAGGGAACAACTGTCAATCGTCTCTGCTTCTGAGTTAAATTTTTGGATATTGATATAATAATCTACCATGTAAATCACTCATTGTGTTGGATTTGTAAGAGAAGCAAAACTGACTCTGGATATGAGTATGTCTTGTGTTATTAGTGTATGACTCCTTATTCTTGAAAGACTCAagatttaaaaagaaggaaaattccaTGTTCTTATAAGTCTCCTTTATCAGTATTTGAGAATTAGGAATGTTCGGGCAAGGCAAAGAGTAATTTACCTCACTTTTGTGGGTGTAGCTTTCCAAATAAATTGCTCTCATGCTCCTGCTTCTGGAAAGATCTGCATTTAAATCAATCACAATACAGTAATGCTATCTGCCAATAATACACCTTCACTTTTTCCAGGGAAAGTATGTCTGGTGTGTGTCAGTAAAAGGAggtcattgaaaaaaataaataaaaaaatgccgAGGCAGGAATGAAAGCAACGTCATTAACCTAGAATAACCGAATACTGCTAAACTAGATCTAAGTCAGACCAATCCCTCTCATCCAAAAGAACCCAGTAGGTTGAACACTGCTTCTGACCTCTGTCTAAGTTTTTTATCTACCTAGAGCTTTTATgggtgaatttatttttaaggaaaggtTAGCAGATAAACTGACTGAGTGTACCTCTTGTGAAACCTGACAATAGAAATGAGTAATAAATACCTgttgattgttattttttttttcacaggcatCAGGGTTATGTTTATACCTACAGAGTGTCCAAGACAGAAACTGGGTCCTGGAGTGCTGAGGTGtgtatttctcctttctcttctgaaaatttcTGCATCCTATTTGATGTTCATATTGATTTAATGAAATATATTCACATTATTCATGTTTCTGCATTGTCTGATTTTCATCGAAGGTAATCAATCTTGAGTGCGCCCATCACTAGGATGTCTTGGTGCCACTTCTGACAGTCTTGAACTCATAAATTAATTCCCTGTTACATTTCAGGTATTGCATAATGCAATAGTGCATTATTTTGCAtcattttaaatggcaaaaaaattgtggttttgtAATTTGACAAGCACAATCAGTTCCCTTCTATCCCACATACCGTTAATGTCAGAATATTTagggaaattattttccatatcTACAATGTTTTAAAGTTAATTTATCTCCAGATTAATTAATCATTACTGCAAAACATATATAGGGTAGCCAAAACTtgatacaaaatgtatttttacccATATGATAAGAAGCTGGTAATTCAAGTGTAGAATGACACTATTTGCAACACAGACAACTATTTGGGTTGGTGGAATTGGAATGTTAACCTCTGTTTCTTTTATGAAAGGCTTGTTCTTTGGATGTACTCTGTGTATTAATTTATAATTAGCTTTCTGTTTGCACATTAATGAACACTGATTACAAACATTAAATAATTCCTAGACAGGCATAATTCCATGGCCATTATTATAACAGAAGTGGTTGCAGTTCTCTGGAAGACAAGACTGATTCCTGGGGTTATTGAGAAGCAGATCGGGGAGTAAAAGTGACTCACATTACTGTGGAGTAAATAATTATCGAGGTCACCCTTGGGAATGATACCCAGGAAGAATTTGCTCATTCTTTCCTGTAAGGCATCAGGAGCATCCTGTAGATTTGCACTGCCCAAGCAGAAGGGTTTTTGGGATTGGGTGGGGGTGGTAATGCACTTGGTGTGCCAACGTGAGAACTGGTGTTTCAGGAAGGATGCcaggtgtggtgggttgaccctggctggacatcaggtgcccaccaaagccactttATTACTCCTCTTCTTAActggacagagggagaaaatataacaaaaggctcatgggttgagacaacaacagggagatcactcagcaattaccatcatgggtaAAACAGACTCatctcagggaaattaatttaatttattgacaatcaaatcagagtattttaataagaaaaaccaccaaatcttaaaacacctctcccccacccctcctttcttcctgggctcaatTTCACTCACAATTTCTCTACCTTCTCCCTGCAAGTGGAGCAGAGGGATAGGGAATGAGGGTTGCGGTCAGTTTGTCACaccttgtctctgctgctccttcctcctcagggggtgGACTCCTCATACTCTGCCCCctctccagcatggggtcccttcCAAGgcagacagtcctccatgaacttctccaacatcaGCCCTTCCCAtgtgctgcagttcttcatgaactgctccagtgtgggtcccttccatggggttcattccttcaggaacagactgctccagcgtgggtctcccacagggtcacaagtcctgccagcaaacctgctccagcatgggctcctctctccatagAGCCACAgttctgccaggagcctgctggtGTTATATAGAACTGCTACAACCCATCCTCCATCACCTCCACTGTATTTTAGGCAAACCTTATAATTATTTCACAGCATAGGTGTCCTGAAAGCCCAGGACTCTCAATACATCCTCTGCAGGGACAGGTGCTAGCTACAGACCCATGATACCCACCCTTCCTTTAAGCAAACAGAAACCTTAAAGTAAGTGTCGCTAAGACCATGCTGGCCTCAGCTGTTAGAAACAGCAACCTAAATCCAATTTATCCCCATGAAATGTACCTCCAAGGGTAAGATAGGCTGCAGCTGGtgctttcctctctctgcttccttccctgTGGCTGGTTAGTCTCTGAGCAAGCTCAGGTCCTGCCCATCTTTCAAGGATGAGGCAGGGAAATTAAAACAGTACTGGTAAAATCCCAGCCAGTGCGAAGCCCCCAGCTGGTGCCAATGAGGCGGGATTTAGCCCATGACTTCTGGGTTAGAGCAGCGTCCCTCAGGTGCCAGCAGGACCTATACTTGTCCTCTGATGACTTTGGTGGGGAGGAGTTATTACAAGAATGCTCTGAAGGATTTAACAGACACACTGGATTTTTGATTAAAAGCAGACACAATTTAATTTCACAACGTTTGAAAAGATGTTAACTTAGAAGGACGGAAAACCTCCCGCTTTTAATAATTAGGTAAcattttgctgctgcctttgttCAAGAGACAGACAGGAATACTCAATCAACACATAAGCCTACCAGCTTGAATGCTCAGAGAAAAGCTTGCAAAGAGGCTGTGTCCATGCCTGAATGTAGTGGTGTAGGGACTTCCCGTCTCCAGTAAATGCCAGGTAACTCTCTAGATTGTCCCACTGGTATTTCCAGGCTGGAAGTGCCTCACTGATAAACCCCAGGCTGGAGGTTAAAACACTGGCTGCAATAAATCAGGGTTAGAAATAGCGAAAGATCACTTGGGAATTTGCCTAATAAACATGGCAGGCTCTGGTTTTTTCTTGTAGCGATCAAGAAATTGTCCTCTTCCAGCCTTATAGCACCACACTGCTGGAAACCAGTCTTAATGCAGGGAGGCTGTGATGTCCCGGGGAAAAGAGAGCAGTAAGGCTCATTGACTCATTTTAGGTTGGCACATCAGATGGTCTAAGTGCAGGGATGGCTCCTTCCCTGGGACATGTGTACATTTCTGAGGACAAGACTTCTGTGCCAGCACCCAGTGCCCAGCAGAGACTTTCACCACCCAGCATACCCTCTCACCTCTCACCCTTTGGTTTTGCAGACAGCGCCTGGGGTCCACCGGAGGCTCTTTCGGAAAGTGCACAACCTCATTTCGGCCTTCCAGAAACCTGACCAAGGCATCATAACGCCCTTGAAGCACCCAGTGATCAACCACGCGAAAGCCAACTACTCCCCAGGTATtcatggggaggagggagccttGGCTGCAGCTAAGCAGAGCCCTCCatggaggtggggatggaggtcTTAGACTTTTTTTTGCATCTTCATTTTTCTTAGGGAGAAATGAAGGCCATGACTTCCACCTGCAGCCATCATGAAGACATGTCTCTAAGTGTGACATAACCATATCTTCCAATGTCTCCTCTAGTCCACGCTCTAGAACAGAATGACTTATATGATAGTTAATACAACTCCATGAGTTTTCCTGTAACATTTgcagaaatgtgtatttcatAGAATTTCTAGCTCAAAATTTAGAAGTTTTAAGTTTCAGAATGTTTTgaattaaggggttttttttcttttgttttctaagataaaaaaatcaactactaaatagtgtaattttttttttctctttgtactctcaaatagaaaatatttttcacttccaCATTAGTTCATAATTAATAATTAGTTACTAATTTTACGTTACTTAACTTTGGACTTGCTTTGTTCTGGTTGGCATTTATGCAGGACTGGGCAAGTCCCCTTTTACAGTCTTCAGAAAATTGCTTACTTTAAAGTGTCCTTGCCTTGGTGGGTGGTGTCTGTCATTCATACAGTTCCTAAAGATATTACAGAAGTGGCACCATGAAGATGCCTGCTAACACAATCATACCAGATGCTCTGCCCTGTAACTCAGCAGAACTGGCCACCACTGCCTGGATGTACAAAATTTGTGGTTTGCACAAATGATCAAAAATTAAGCAATGCACTGAGTAGCGGAGAACAACCAGTGAACTGCAGAAGTCTTAAACAGTGTATAGCCACCTTTGGGTTGCTCTGGTTAAATATTTTGTGCCTATACTTCCAATTTCTTCTGTATGACTtggaaggaaggaaatgtttCCTAAGAAGTAAAGAGGCTTTTTCCAGAAACCCCAGGCTACAGTGAGAGAACAAACCAGGCCAAATTCCACCCGACATGGCCAAGCTATGGCTCAGCAGCAGGGTGAGAGGCACCACAGCTGCTTGGGACTAGTGGCGGCTCTCGAGGCAGCAGCCACCTCCCTGCAAGGGTCCCAGTGCATATTTGTATCTGCATACAGGTTACCTACCGGGGGGTACGTATCCTGCATGTATCCTCCTTCAACAGTGTGTTGAAAAACCTTCCACCCTTAACCTACTTAATTTGCGGTATCCTGGATCCTGCCTTCTTGTCACCTCACTAAAGGCAAGCTGGATGCGACAGTGACAGAGCTCAATGTGCTGCAAGTGCAGGCTTCAGCAAGGTTATGCTGTGCCAAGCAGCATTTGATAAGGCTGgaaggtttgcctttttttttctcccctgtaagTGGCACGTGTGTGTGAAGCACAACATGTTCCTTGTAAACCAGCAATCAGCATAAAGGCAATAAATAAACAACCCCATTGTAACAGAGACCGGTGAGCAATACTATTGCAAAGGTGAGACAATTTCAGTTCATTGCTCAGTTTCAGCGTAAATAATGGCCAAATTTCATTTGCGGTGAAATGTTCTGCCCCTCCCCATTAGTGA
Proteins encoded:
- the SH2D1A gene encoding SH2 domain-containing protein 1A, with product MDALPIYHGGITRETGEKLLLAAGTDGSYLLRDSESIPGVYCLCVLHQGYVYTYRVSKTETGSWSAETAPGVHRRLFRKVHNLISAFQKPDQGIITPLKHPVINHAKANYSPGRNEGHDFHLQPS